GCTAGACAGCAAGACACCCTGTTGAATATATTCAAGGCTAAGAAATTGTGTAAGTTTCATCATTTTATTTATAAAAGGTTATTTTAGGTCATCTAATAAATGCTCTAAAAACAACCAATTAATTTAAAGTTTAAATTGATCACCTAAGTAAACCCGTTTTACTTCAGGGTTTTCTAACACTTCCGTAGGCGTACCATTTGCAATCATTTGCCCATTACCAACAATATAAGCACGTTCACAGACGTCAAGGGTTTCACGTACATTGTGATCAGTAATCAATACGCCTAATCCCCGTTCTTTTAGATTGACAATAATTTTCTTAATATCAATTACAGAAATCGGATCAACCCCTGCAAAAGGCTCATCTAACAAAATAAATTTGGGATTAGCTGCTAATGCTCTGGCAATTTCAACACGACGACGTTCACCACCAGATAATGACTGCCCCAGGCTATTACGAATATGTTCAATATGAAACTCTTCGATCAATTCATTAGCACGAGCCTTTCGTTGCCGATCGGAGAGATCCTTACGCACCTGTAATACAGCCATTAAATTATCATACACACTTAAACGGCGGAAAATAGACGCCTCTTGGGGTAAATAGCCAATCCCTTGTTTTGCTCTATCGTGCATTGGCAATAAACTAATATCTAAATCATCAATGCGTATTTTGCCTTGATCGTGGCGAACTAAACCAACTATCATATAAAAAGTAGTCGTTTTCCCTGCACCATTTGGACCGAGTAGCCCAACAATTTCACCTGATTTTACCGATAAGCTAACATCTTTTACAACTTGACGATTTTTATAGCTTTTCGCCAAATGTTCTGCATAAAGTACTGACATTTTAGCCCCTATTTTTTCGGACTCTTAATCTTATTATCTTGTAATTGAGTAGGAATTAGCACAGTTTTTACCCGTGTTTTTCCACCACTTGTTGCTTTTAATTGCTGTTTTTTTACATCATAAGTAATGCGTTCTGCTTTAATAAAACTATCTAGCTGTTTTAGTTCTGCATTACCAATTAAAGTTAAAAACTCACTATTAAGATCGTAAGTTACTCCATTTGCTCGTCCATTAACAGGTTTACCATTATCTAACGTTTGTTGAAATGTAACGGGTGAACCGCTTGCTTCAATTTTTTCTTTTTTATTTTCTTGACGGGTAATTTTCACTTTTCCTGCATTAATTTTAATTGATCCCTGCGTAATCAATACATTATCAGTGAAAATAACAACTTGCTGTTCCATATCTAAGGATTGGCTACCTGATAAAATATCAATAGGTTTATCCGTATCACCTTTTAAAGCGTAAGCAGATAAGCTTAGTGAAAATAAAGCGGTAAGAAGTAAGGCTTTTTTTGCAAATTTCATTTTATATCCTTCATTTATTTTTTCTCTGAGCCTGTTTGTTGCTCAGTCTGTTTAATGACAGTCGGTTCAATATATGTTTTAACATTCTTAGTTAATGTTGCTACCTGCTTTTTTAAATTGCCGACAAGCCCTGTTCCGGTAGTCGTAAATCCCATTCCTGAAGATTTTACAACACTCTCTGTATTAATATCCTGCGTAATTAAATTTATTGAAAGACTTTCTGTTTCAATCGAATTTAGACGTGAATGGGGATCAAGCCCTTCAATTTTTACATTACCTTTTAACGTTAAAATTTTATCTTTAGTAATTTCTGCATAATCTGCTGTAACTTTCCACTGCTTTAATTTCGTTTCTACATCAAAAAGATTAAGTAATGGTTTTAAAAATTCTGTGCGTTCCGTTGTTTCAAAACGCTTGATTTCTTGTGCTTGTGCAAAATATTGAGGCTGCCCTTTCAAATCATACACGGTGGTTGTCATTTTTCTCCCCGTATATTCTGGTTCTCCTTCACGTTTTACTAAGTTCGCTAATGCAGGATTATCACTTTCTTGTTGGCTAATATACCAGCCACCTAAAACCGCAACAATCAGCAATAAAATCAGATTTAAGCGAGTATTCATTTTATCTCTTAACTCAAATAATTTGTGAAATTGTAGCACAACTTTTAGTGCTAATATAGAAACAAGCCATACAAAAAAATAGCTTAAAAAGAAAAACCCCAAGCGCATTGCCTAGGGTTTTTAAATTAAATCAATATTATTTAGCAGCTTTTAGCTCTTGATAATATTTTTCATAAATTTCAATTGCATCACCCACATCATCTTGCCATTGGCTATTTTTGAGGATATCCGATGGTGGATAGATAGCAGGATCTTCCGTAATTTCCTTAGGCAGAACATCTAACGCTTTCATATTTGAAGTTGGATACCCAATAGCTAACGTTAATTTTTCTGCCACTGGAGCACTTAATAAATAATTGATCAACTTATGTGCCGCTTCTGGATTTTTCGCATTTGAAGGAATTGCTAAATTATCCACCCAAAGCACTGGACCTTCTTTTGGATAAATCATATCAACTGGAGCTTTTTCTTTCTTCGCAATACGAACTGAGCCATTCCATAATTGACCTACATTTACCTCACCTGAAATAAATGAATTTGCAGGGTTATCCGAACTAAACGCCAATATATTTGGGCGTAATTTTAATAACTCTTCATAAGCCGCTTTAATTTCAGCAGGATCAGTTGTATTGGGATTTTTACCTAATTTAAGCAATGCAATATTGAAAACTTCTCGTACATCATCTAATAGCTGTACTTTATCTTTAAACTCTGGCTTCCATAAATCGGCCCAAGAAGTAAATTCAGCACCTTTATATTCAGTGGTATTAAATGCAATACCCGGTGCACCTAATAACTGTGGTAATGAATATTTATTACCTTTATCGTAAGATTTATCCAACCAATCTGGATTTAACTCTTTAATCACAGGCAATTTACTATGATCAAGTTCCATTAGCATACCTTCACGAGCCATTTTAGATACAAAATAGTTCGTCGGTGCGATAACGTCATAACCACCATCTTTGCCTTGAATCTTCAATTTTGCATACATTGTTTCATTAGATTCAAGACTTGAAACTTCAACTTTAATACCGGTTTCTTTGGTAAACTGGTCTAATAGACCTTCTGGTACATATTCTGTCCAAGTGTAAAGATGCACAGTTTCATTTGCTGCCATTGCATTTGCACTAAACAACACCATACCAGACGTTAAAGCCACAGCCCATTTTTTCATTTAATTTTTCTCCAAATAATGAGTAAAAAGAAGCGGTTGGATTCCTCCAAAATTTACGAACTCTTGTCAATCCTAGCAGATAACAAAAGCCTCGCTATTCTAGCCCACCCCCCATATTTTGCAATAAACTTATACAATTTTCTTAATTAAATTTACACTTTTTATAGTGATTTAACATAAAGAACGCTCTATTCAATATGAAATGATTGACGAATAAAAAAGAATTGCTACAATTTGCCATCTCTTTTTAAAGAGAAATGTTCGGATGAAGATAGCTGGAGAGTGGGGAAAACCCCACACCGACGAGGCAAACTCTTTCAGGTGCGAAAGCGAGGACAGCTATTGGACGAACCCTTGGAGAGATCCACTCTGCTAATTAAAAATAAGCAGAAAATGGACGCCGAAGGCGCAAGCGAGAAATCGTGAAACGCTCAGGCAAAAGGACAGGGGAGAAAAGTTTAAGACAAGCGGTTACTTTAAATAAAAATTTTACATTTAATTTAAAGCACTCGTTTCGTGTTCTTTTCTTTCCTTGTAAGCAGTTTTTACGAGGAATATCAAATGTCTATCGACAACATTCTAAATACACTTGACAGCATTATTTGGGGTCCCCCTCTACTTATCTTACTCTCTGGAGTAGGCATATATTTCACATTCAAATTAAAATTTATCCAAATTTTTAGTTTGCCTCGTGCATTCGTCTATATTTTTCAGCCTGAAAAAGGCAAAAATCAATCAGGCGATATTTCAGCATTCGCTGCCCTTTCAACTGCTCTCGCCGCCACTATCGGTACAGGTAATATCGTTGGCGTTGCTACCGCAATCCAATCTGGTGGACCTGGTGCATTATTCTGGATGTGGCTTATTGCCTTATTTGGAATGGCCACAAAATATGCAGAATGCCTTTTAGCAATAAAATTCCGCACCAAAGACCGTGATGGCTTTATCGCAGGCGGTCCAATGTACTACATTGAGCTCGGGCTTGGTAAAAAATGGAAATGGCTAGCAAAACTATTTGCTATTTTTGGCGTAACCGTTGCCTTATTTGGTATCGGTACATTTCCCCAAGTAAATGGGATCACCAACGCCCTACAGGATACATTCAACGTACCAATTAGCATTACTGCCGTAGTACTTACGATTACAGTTGCTGCTATTATTTTAGGTGGAGTGAAACGAATTTCTAGCATTGCTAGTGTCATTGTTCCTTTTATGGCAATCGCCTATGTAACTGCTTCTGTACTTATTTTAACGCTCAATTTTGACAAATTACCTGCAACAATTGCATTTATTTTTGATGCTGCATTTCGTCCAGAATCTGCCATCGGGGGGGCTCTTGGTTTCACCGTTACTCAAGCTATTCAATCAGGTGTTGCTCGAGGAATATTCTCAAATGAATCAGGGCTAGGCTCTGCGGCTATCGCTGCAGCTGCTGCACACACTAAAGAACCTGTTCGTCAAGGGCTTATTTCAATGCTCGGCACGTTTCTTGATACCATTATTGTTTGCACTATGACGGGGTTAGTTATTGTGCTAACAGGAACGTGGAAAGGACCAGAACAAGGCGTAGAACTGACTAATCTCGCCTTTTCCCAAGGACTCGCCAGCCAAATTGGTGCAATAATTGTTACTATTGGACTGATTTTCTTTGCGTTTACTACTATTCTTGGCTGGTGCTATTACGGCGAACGTTGTTTTGTTTATCTCATAGGTGGGCGTACAAAAGGAATTAAATTCTACCGCTTTATTTTTATTGCACTGATTGCCTATGCGCCATTTATCCAACTCAATACAATTTGGACCTTAGCAGATATTGTCAATGGGCTAATGGCATTTCCAAATTTAATTGCATTGATTGGACTTCGCCACGTTGTCGTTGAAGAAACTCGCAGTTATTTTGAACGGTTAAAACAGCAAGTTTAAAGATAAAATCTTCTAAATAAAATCAACGTTTGTCAAAATTTATTAGAATTTAGTCAAACGTTGATTTTAATATTTTTAATTAAAAACAATATTAGTTTACTGATTTACGCACCAACAGAGTCAGCACTTCATAATGTGCTGTATGAGGGAACATATCAAATAATTGAATTTTTACTAATTCATAATGAGTTAAAACTGCAAAATCTTTTGCCATTGTTTGCGCATTACAGCTTGAATAGATTAAATAGGTTGATCCTAATTGATTAAGAAATTCAGCTAATGGCTTACCAATACCACGGCGAGGTGGATTGACAATCACAAGTTCTGGCACATAGCCGTGATGATTTAACGCAAATTGTGCAGAATCTAATGAATCAAAATGAATATTTCTCAGCCCTAATTTTTGTGCGGATTGCGTTGCACTTTCAATCGCTGAAACTGAGATTTCAATACCTGTTAAACTCGCTTTCGGATTTTTCTTTTGTAAACTTGTTAAACAATGCAATCCAAAACCGCCCACACCACAAAAGAGATCCCAAAAGTGCGTAATAGGTAGGTCTTCCGCCCAATGCTGAGCCGTTGCATAAAGTTGTTTTGCCACAGAAGGGTTAGTTTGAAAAAAGCCTTGTGGACGAATAAACAAAGGAATTTGGTTAAAATATTCTTCCAATACTCGTTGCGGGGTCAGGAAAATTTCTTGTTCCCCTTCTAACACAGCAGAATGTTGCGGTTGAATATTTAGACTTACCACCGAATTTTCAGGTAATTGCGCAAGCAAAAAGGGCAGCTCTCTCTCAACAAGCGGGCGTTTTAGCTCACTTTTTAGCACAAAGCGGATCATCACAGACTGATTATACTCACTTTGCGTTAGCAAAATATATTTCAGTTCACCCCGTCTTCTTGCAATGTTATAAGGCACAAGCCCTGCTCGCCCAATAAATATTTTTAAGATAGGAAATAAATGCTGAAATGTAGCAGGATAAAGTAAACAATCCGTCAAATCAACTGCTGTTTGAGGATCATTTGGATCAGTTAAAATACCTAAAATCGGTTTTTCTACACTCCCCGAAACAACCATTTTTGCCTTATTTCTAAAATGAGAAATTGGCGATAACACAGGCGATAACATTTCACTTGTAGGTAAAAAATAAGGCTGAACTAACCGCTTGAGATCTGCTATTTTTTGCTCAATTTGTTGTGGGTAAGGTATTTCTAACCATTGGCAAGAAGTGCATTCTCCCGCATCAAAATGTGGACAGTCTAACTGATTAGCCATTTAATGCTTTCCACTCAAGCCATTGGGTTTGTAATCTTGACAAAGCTTGACTTGCTTGCTGCCAACGAACACTCTTTTCCAATTCTCGCCAACTAACTTGTTTACGTTTCATCAAGCTCAAAGCTCGTGATTGTTGAGATTTTGTAGGTTGATAATGCAAATTATCTAATACTTGCACTACGCCTTGTGGCTCATTACAGAGCAAAAGCAAATCACAACCTGCATTTAAGGCTTTTTCACAACGCTCAACATAATTTCCCATAAAACTCGCCCCTTTCATTCCAAGATCATCAGAAAAAATAGCGCCCGTAAAATTCAGTTTCTGGCGAAGTACTGTTTTTAGCCAATAAGAAGAACCACTTGCAGGCTGGCTATCGCACTGTGTATAAACGACGTGAGCAGGCATTATGGCTGAAAGTTTTCCTTTTTGGATTAGGTGTTGGAACGGCAGAATATCACTAGAAAAGATTGCCTCTTTTATACGTTCATCAAAAGGTGTTTCTAAATGAGAATCCGCTAAAACGTGTCCGTGCCCAGGAAAATGTTTACCTGTGGTTGCCATTCCCATTTCAAGCATTCCATCAATGAAAGTTTCAGCAATCGACAAAACTTGCTTAGAGCTTGCTCCAAAAGCTCTGTCACCAATTACACTAGAATTGTGTCCTAAATCAAGAACGGGGGCAAAACTAAGATCAATATCTAATGCAAACATTTCTGCCGCCATTAACCAACCGGCTTCTTTGGCATATTGTTGCTGTATTTCTAATGTTGGCAATAATGCACTAAATGCTTGCATTGCAGGTAATTGAGTAAATCCTTCTCGAAAACGCTGTACTCTTCCACCTTCTTGATCAACTGTAATCAATAACGGTTTTTTAACTCGCTGACGAATAGACTTAACTAATGCTTGAATTTGTTCACGACTGTGAAAATTACGGGTAAAAAGTATTAACCCCGAAACAAGAGGGTGTTCTAATAACTCCTGCTCTTCGGCAGTTAGTTCCTTACCTATTAAATCAATTAATAACACTTTAGCTCCAATAAAAATGCCCTCAATATTGAGAGCATTTTACAACTATTTTTGATGTTTTGCTTGATTGCGTCGCATTCTAATATTTAATAATTCTACGATGACTGAAAAACCCATTGCAGTATAAATTGCTGATTTTGGAATATGGATACTAAACCCTTCGCCCATTAAGGTAACACCAATTAAAATTAAGAATGCAAGGGCTAAATTTTTGATAGTTTGGTTACGATCAACAAAATCACCAATAGATTTTGCTGCTAACATCATCACCCCGACTGCAATCATAATAGCAATGACCATCACAGGGATATCATCTGCAATTCCCACTGCTGTAATAACAGAATCAAGGGAAAACACAATATCTAAAATCGCAATTTGGATTAACACCATCAAGTAATTAGCTTTTTTGGCTGATGGATTCTGATCATCGTGAGTTTCACCACTGATCGCTTCTTTTAGCTCCATCGAACTTTTAATGATAAGGAATAATCCACCTAAAATTAAAATTAGATCACGTCCTGAAATTGCTTTATTCATCAAGGTAAACAAGGGATCAACCAGGTGCATAATCCAAGCTAGTGATAATAGCAACAATACTCGGGTGATCATTGCCAAGCCTAACCCAATAATTCGAGCCGATTGGCGTTGTTTCTCAGGTAAACGACTAACTAAAATACTAATGAAGATAATATTATCAATGCCTAATACAATCTCTAATGCCGTTAATGTTAATAAGGCTACCCAAGCTTCAGGGTTTACAACCCATTCAAACATACTTTATTCCTTACTTTAGTTGAAAATAAACAAGCCAATTCACCGCTTGTTATCAAAGCGAGCAATCATATAGAGAATGTTCAATAAATTAAAGGGTTGAAGATAAAAACTTTTGTAAAATCTCAGTAGTAAAACCTTTACGCAGATAGAAACCAAGAGGTAACGAATAAATGTTATTTCCATCTTGATTAATTGCTCGAGTTAATGATTGCCGATTTCGCCCTTTTGGACGTAACTGTAGCACTTCCCCTAATGTTGCATTAATTTCCGTTAATTTACCAAAAACAATAAGCTCCATCAGCTCTTCCCAATCCTGCCGTAAACGCTGCTCTTGTTCTTCAGTCGGAGACCATAAAATAGGCATACCCACTCTCCGTTCAGCTAATGGAATTTCACGCCGACCTTCAATCGGTATCCATAATACTTTTTGTAATTTATGGCGAACGTGAGAGCTTTGCCACGTAATACCGTGATTTTGTGTTAAAGGGGCGAGACTTACAAACGTTGTTTCAAGCGGTAAACCTTTCTCATTCACTGGAATTGTTTTTAATTCAATCCCTAAATGAGCAAAATCTTGTTCTGCTTTGCTCCCCGCTTTTGCGCCTAAAGCCGTTTCAATTAGAATACCTACCCAGCCCTTATCACGGCGTAAATCAAGAGGAGTCGGTATATTTAACTGCTCAGCAATTTCCCCTAAGGTAAATCCGGACAACCATTTTGCTTTGCTTAAAAGCTCTGCTTCTGTATTCGAAAAAGTGGAAAGTTGCATAATGGCAAAAAAGTAGTGAAATCTAACCGCTTATTCTAATCAACTATTGCCCTGAGTACTACTCAATTTCTGCTAACGCTAACATCTCTTGAGCATTTGCTAATACCGCTTCAGTAATTTTACTACCGCCAAGAAGCCTTGCTAACGCACTTACCCGATCTTTCGGAGTAAGTAAACTCATTTGCGTTTCAGTTTCATTATTTTCAACAAATTTTTCTACATTAAAGTGGTGGTTTCCATAGCTTGCCACTTGCGGTAAATGGGTTACGCATAATACTTGGCATTTTTTCCCTAACTGACGTAATAACTTACCCACCACTGTTGCCGTTGGCCCACTAATACCGACATCAACTTCATCAAAGATAATCGTAGGGGTAGATAATTTATTCGCCGTTAAAACTTGCACCGCCAATGAAATACGGGAAAGTTCTCCGCCTGAAGCGATTTTAGCCAATGGCTGTGCCTGTTGTCCTAAATTACTGCGTAAATTGAACTCGACAACATCTGCTCCCGCCGGTGAAAGTTTCTCTAAATTATGTTGAATATCAATAAAAAATTCACCATTTTCCATTGCTAACTGTTTAATTTGTTGAGTAACCTGTTCTGCTAATTTTTGCCCTGCCTCACACCGCTTTTGATAAATTTGCTCTGCTAGTTGAATACATTTTTGGTGGGCTTTCTGTTCCTCTGCAATCAGCTGTTCTTCGTTATCTTCAAAATCTAATAATGTTTGCAACTCTTGTTGTAATTTTTGGTGGTGTTGCCATAACGTTTCGTTCGTAATATGGTGCTTACGAGCAAGTTGAATAGTTTTACTAATTCGATTATCTAATTCATCAAGTAATGCTGGGTCTTGTTCAATATTACCTGCTAAGTGGCTAATTTCCGAACTTGCCTCCTGAATTTGGATTAAAGCCTCATTCAACATATCCAATGCAGATGAATAATGGCTATCCATTTCGACCAACCCTTCTAAGTCCCGAATAGCACGATACAACATTGTATCGATATTCAGATCATTGTCTGATAATGCTCCCATAACAGATTGGGAAACATCAAGCAACTGTTCCGCATTCGCCAAACGAGCTTGATCTTCTTCGAGCTGTTCAAATTCTCCCTCTTTAATTGCAAACTCATCAAGTTCTTCTACCTGATATTGCAATAATTGCTTACGGGCTTCGTTTTCTTGGCACTGTTGCTGAAAATTTTTGACTTGTTTATGTAACTTCCGCCAGCTCTGGTACTGTTCTGCCATTTCAGCGAGTAATGGATGCAAATCCGCATAATTATCTACCAATTCAAGCTGATATTCACTTTTAAGCAATAATTGTGGGGCGTGCTGACCATTAAGATGAATAAGATATTGCCCTAACTCACGCAATTGTGAAATCGGTAAAGGGTGATTATTTACAAAGGCTTTTGAACGCCCTTCAATATTAATCATTCTACGTAAAATACACTCATTAGGATTATCGCTATCCAATAATTCGTGTTCTTTCAGCCATAAAAAAGCAGGGCTATTAGTTTGCATAGAAAACGTTGCAGTAATATCAGATTTATCTGCACCATTACGGATCATACTGCTTTCAGATCGATAGCCCAAACATAGCCCGAGTGCATCAATACCAATTGATTTTCCTGCCCCTGTTTCTCCCGTAATAACCGACATTCCTTCGTTTAATTCCAAGACCAGATGGCGAACAATAGCAAAATTATTGATAGTAAGCTGCGTTAACATAGTCAAAACCTATAACAAATCACTGTATAAGCATATAGTAAAACTGTTTATTTAAACAGTAAAGCGAAATTTGCAAAAAATTTTGTAAACTAATCGCTTATTTTGCCAAAATGCCTTTCGCACACGCCATTGCAGATGACCACGCCCATTGGAAATTATATCCCCCTAGCCAGCCCGTTACATCAAGGACTTCACCAATAAAATATAGCCCTTTGACAGTTTTTGTTTCCATTGTTTGTGAAGATATAAAATTCGTATCAACCCCTCCCATTGTTACTTCAGCAGTACGATAACCTTCTGTGCCATTCGGGGTAAAATGCCAATGATGGATCACTGTTTCTAAGCAACTCAATTCTGTTTTAGTTAATTGAGCGATTGCTTTATCGGCAAATATTTTTTGTTCTAGCCATAATTCCACCAATTTTTTCGGAAAATAGCGACTTAATACCGTTTTTAGCTGTAATTTCGGCGAAGATTGACGTAATTGTTGTACGATTTCTGTAATATTTTCTGTTGGTAGTAAATCAATCTCAATACTTTCTCCCATTTCCCAATAATTAGAAATTTGTAAGATCGCAGGGCCAGATAATCCCCGATGAGTAAAAAGCATTTGATTATTAAAGACTTTATTATGATTAGACACACTTATAGGAAGAGAAATACCCGATAAACTCGCATAGGCTTTATCACTTTCTTTCCAAGTAAAAGGTACAAGGCTCGCCCGAATTGGCACAATCGGCAAACCAAACTGTTCTGCTATTTTGT
This portion of the Vespertiliibacter pulmonis genome encodes:
- a CDS encoding alanine/glycine:cation symporter family protein, which gives rise to MSIDNILNTLDSIIWGPPLLILLSGVGIYFTFKLKFIQIFSLPRAFVYIFQPEKGKNQSGDISAFAALSTALAATIGTGNIVGVATAIQSGGPGALFWMWLIALFGMATKYAECLLAIKFRTKDRDGFIAGGPMYYIELGLGKKWKWLAKLFAIFGVTVALFGIGTFPQVNGITNALQDTFNVPISITAVVLTITVAAIILGGVKRISSIASVIVPFMAIAYVTASVLILTLNFDKLPATIAFIFDAAFRPESAIGGALGFTVTQAIQSGVARGIFSNESGLGSAAIAAAAAHTKEPVRQGLISMLGTFLDTIIVCTMTGLVIVLTGTWKGPEQGVELTNLAFSQGLASQIGAIIVTIGLIFFAFTTILGWCYYGERCFVYLIGGRTKGIKFYRFIFIALIAYAPFIQLNTIWTLADIVNGLMAFPNLIALIGLRHVVVEETRSYFERLKQQV
- a CDS encoding extracellular solute-binding protein; its protein translation is MKKWAVALTSGMVLFSANAMAANETVHLYTWTEYVPEGLLDQFTKETGIKVEVSSLESNETMYAKLKIQGKDGGYDVIAPTNYFVSKMAREGMLMELDHSKLPVIKELNPDWLDKSYDKGNKYSLPQLLGAPGIAFNTTEYKGAEFTSWADLWKPEFKDKVQLLDDVREVFNIALLKLGKNPNTTDPAEIKAAYEELLKLRPNILAFSSDNPANSFISGEVNVGQLWNGSVRIAKKEKAPVDMIYPKEGPVLWVDNLAIPSNAKNPEAAHKLINYLLSAPVAEKLTLAIGYPTSNMKALDVLPKEITEDPAIYPPSDILKNSQWQDDVGDAIEIYEKYYQELKAAK
- the mutH gene encoding DNA mismatch repair endonuclease MutH, translated to MQLSTFSNTEAELLSKAKWLSGFTLGEIAEQLNIPTPLDLRRDKGWVGILIETALGAKAGSKAEQDFAHLGIELKTIPVNEKGLPLETTFVSLAPLTQNHGITWQSSHVRHKLQKVLWIPIEGRREIPLAERRVGMPILWSPTEEQEQRLRQDWEELMELIVFGKLTEINATLGEVLQLRPKGRNRQSLTRAINQDGNNIYSLPLGFYLRKGFTTEILQKFLSSTL
- the recN gene encoding DNA repair protein RecN; amino-acid sequence: MLTQLTINNFAIVRHLVLELNEGMSVITGETGAGKSIGIDALGLCLGYRSESSMIRNGADKSDITATFSMQTNSPAFLWLKEHELLDSDNPNECILRRMINIEGRSKAFVNNHPLPISQLRELGQYLIHLNGQHAPQLLLKSEYQLELVDNYADLHPLLAEMAEQYQSWRKLHKQVKNFQQQCQENEARKQLLQYQVEELDEFAIKEGEFEQLEEDQARLANAEQLLDVSQSVMGALSDNDLNIDTMLYRAIRDLEGLVEMDSHYSSALDMLNEALIQIQEASSEISHLAGNIEQDPALLDELDNRISKTIQLARKHHITNETLWQHHQKLQQELQTLLDFEDNEEQLIAEEQKAHQKCIQLAEQIYQKRCEAGQKLAEQVTQQIKQLAMENGEFFIDIQHNLEKLSPAGADVVEFNLRSNLGQQAQPLAKIASGGELSRISLAVQVLTANKLSTPTIIFDEVDVGISGPTATVVGKLLRQLGKKCQVLCVTHLPQVASYGNHHFNVEKFVENNETETQMSLLTPKDRVSALARLLGGSKITEAVLANAQEMLALAEIE
- the rlmC gene encoding 23S rRNA (uracil(747)-C(5))-methyltransferase RlmC, whose product is MANQLDCPHFDAGECTSCQWLEIPYPQQIEQKIADLKRLVQPYFLPTSEMLSPVLSPISHFRNKAKMVVSGSVEKPILGILTDPNDPQTAVDLTDCLLYPATFQHLFPILKIFIGRAGLVPYNIARRRGELKYILLTQSEYNQSVMIRFVLKSELKRPLVERELPFLLAQLPENSVVSLNIQPQHSAVLEGEQEIFLTPQRVLEEYFNQIPLFIRPQGFFQTNPSVAKQLYATAQHWAEDLPITHFWDLFCGVGGFGLHCLTSLQKKNPKASLTGIEISVSAIESATQSAQKLGLRNIHFDSLDSAQFALNHHGYVPELVIVNPPRRGIGKPLAEFLNQLGSTYLIYSSCNAQTMAKDFAVLTHYELVKIQLFDMFPHTAHYEVLTLLVRKSVN
- the lptB gene encoding LPS export ABC transporter ATP-binding protein, with translation MSVLYAEHLAKSYKNRQVVKDVSLSVKSGEIVGLLGPNGAGKTTTFYMIVGLVRHDQGKIRIDDLDISLLPMHDRAKQGIGYLPQEASIFRRLSVYDNLMAVLQVRKDLSDRQRKARANELIEEFHIEHIRNSLGQSLSGGERRRVEIARALAANPKFILLDEPFAGVDPISVIDIKKIIVNLKERGLGVLITDHNVRETLDVCERAYIVGNGQMIANGTPTEVLENPEVKRVYLGDQFKL
- the lptA gene encoding lipopolysaccharide transport periplasmic protein LptA, translating into MKFAKKALLLTALFSLSLSAYALKGDTDKPIDILSGSQSLDMEQQVVIFTDNVLITQGSIKINAGKVKITRQENKKEKIEASGSPVTFQQTLDNGKPVNGRANGVTYDLNSEFLTLIGNAELKQLDSFIKAERITYDVKKQQLKATSGGKTRVKTVLIPTQLQDNKIKSPKK
- the nagZ gene encoding beta-N-acetylhexosaminidase codes for the protein MLLIDLIGKELTAEEQELLEHPLVSGLILFTRNFHSREQIQALVKSIRQRVKKPLLITVDQEGGRVQRFREGFTQLPAMQAFSALLPTLEIQQQYAKEAGWLMAAEMFALDIDLSFAPVLDLGHNSSVIGDRAFGASSKQVLSIAETFIDGMLEMGMATTGKHFPGHGHVLADSHLETPFDERIKEAIFSSDILPFQHLIQKGKLSAIMPAHVVYTQCDSQPASGSSYWLKTVLRQKLNFTGAIFSDDLGMKGASFMGNYVERCEKALNAGCDLLLLCNEPQGVVQVLDNLHYQPTKSQQSRALSLMKRKQVSWRELEKSVRWQQASQALSRLQTQWLEWKALNG
- the lptC gene encoding LPS export ABC transporter periplasmic protein LptC, which translates into the protein MNTRLNLILLLIVAVLGGWYISQQESDNPALANLVKREGEPEYTGRKMTTTVYDLKGQPQYFAQAQEIKRFETTERTEFLKPLLNLFDVETKLKQWKVTADYAEITKDKILTLKGNVKIEGLDPHSRLNSIETESLSINLITQDINTESVVKSSGMGFTTTGTGLVGNLKKQVATLTKNVKTYIEPTVIKQTEQQTGSEKK
- a CDS encoding TerC family protein, coding for MFEWVVNPEAWVALLTLTALEIVLGIDNIIFISILVSRLPEKQRQSARIIGLGLAMITRVLLLLSLAWIMHLVDPLFTLMNKAISGRDLILILGGLFLIIKSSMELKEAISGETHDDQNPSAKKANYLMVLIQIAILDIVFSLDSVITAVGIADDIPVMVIAIMIAVGVMMLAAKSIGDFVDRNQTIKNLALAFLILIGVTLMGEGFSIHIPKSAIYTAMGFSVIVELLNIRMRRNQAKHQK
- a CDS encoding NAD(P)/FAD-dependent oxidoreductase — its product is MKQYDVVIIGAGAAGLFCAAQLGQAGKKVVVLDNGKKIGRKILMSGGGFCNFTNLDVSASHYLSQNRHFVKSALSRYTNWDFISLVVSYGISYHEKELGQLFCDESSQQIVDLLQAECRKGEVEIVLRQAVSSVKKIANYFEIQTACEIYQAPALVIATGGLSMPGLGATPFGYKIAEQFGLPIVPIRASLVPFTWKESDKAYASLSGISLPISVSNHNKVFNNQMLFTHRGLSGPAILQISNYWEMGESIEIDLLPTENITEIVQQLRQSSPKLQLKTVLSRYFPKKLVELWLEQKIFADKAIAQLTKTELSCLETVIHHWHFTPNGTEGYRTAEVTMGGVDTNFISSQTMETKTVKGLYFIGEVLDVTGWLGGYNFQWAWSSAMACAKGILAK